Proteins from a genomic interval of Coraliomargarita parva:
- a CDS encoding PulJ/GspJ family protein — MKNKIQSHSTRHAFTLIEILVATVIMVIMVGLVIKITGDVLKVWNRASGKLSANAEARIAMDLITQDLETVVMRNNGQQWLRIEAPEDPGGYYTNQTVALKLFAPALDRPKKDTSGNEIPGDICAIAYRLSFKESYPGGENVYALYRYIADPKYTFESLMGSTSDSSSPQESLTGGVWDEANVTNDENYLAGNIVEFKVLLYEDDGVTPPTACNANSLMEVTTDYAYGGLNGSTTPILYADIILTIVSDEGLEIMKNIADNRAGTGYTGSQAEQTEAVVREYGDIFTRRVNFMAHPL, encoded by the coding sequence ATGAAAAATAAGATCCAGTCACATTCCACCCGGCACGCCTTTACTCTGATCGAGATTCTGGTGGCCACAGTGATCATGGTGATCATGGTTGGTTTGGTTATTAAGATCACCGGCGATGTCCTCAAGGTTTGGAACCGCGCATCCGGAAAACTTTCGGCCAATGCCGAAGCTCGAATTGCAATGGACTTGATCACTCAGGATTTGGAGACCGTTGTCATGCGCAATAACGGTCAGCAATGGTTGCGGATCGAGGCACCAGAGGATCCGGGAGGTTATTACACAAACCAAACAGTGGCGTTAAAGCTTTTCGCACCTGCTTTAGATCGCCCTAAAAAGGATACTTCGGGTAATGAGATCCCGGGGGATATTTGTGCGATCGCTTACCGGCTTTCTTTCAAAGAATCATATCCAGGCGGGGAAAATGTTTATGCTTTATATCGCTATATTGCTGATCCTAAGTATACTTTCGAGAGCCTTATGGGGTCTACATCTGATTCATCTTCCCCACAAGAATCCTTAACCGGAGGCGTATGGGATGAAGCAAATGTCACTAATGATGAAAATTACTTGGCTGGCAATATTGTTGAGTTCAAGGTTCTCTTGTATGAGGACGATGGAGTGACGCCGCCCACTGCGTGCAATGCCAATTCATTAATGGAAGTTACGACTGATTACGCGTATGGTGGTCTGAATGGTAGCACGACGCCTATTTTGTATGCAGACATTATCCTAACTATTGTTTCAGATGAAGGTCTTGAAATCATGAAGAACATTGCAGATAACCGGGCAGGTACTGGCTATACTGGATCCCAGGCGGAGCAAACGGAGGCAGTCGTCCGCGAGTACGGCGATATATTCACGCGTCGCGTGAATTTCATGGCGCATCCGCTCTAA
- a CDS encoding type IV pilus modification PilV family protein yields the protein MNTHPKFLNTRQGFSLIEVVLALGIFLVTILALVGLLGPTLKNVDEVEATDEVSSVVNTLNAFLHSSPDIAKDASKFDAIYNLVKNNDYAEIYVFRAYNTNNTAVDLQIGFSEAANGTVGTNSLLQTSSFADAAGPIYRIILTASPVTPDQHLTDPTSRNSDGVYLLEHDLADYDEGFFAMEVRIFAREKDMAAVGGNLPVMNSLSAWASEEPIFTYNAAIVR from the coding sequence ATGAATACACACCCCAAATTCCTAAACACCCGGCAGGGCTTCAGCTTGATTGAAGTGGTCTTGGCTTTGGGTATTTTTCTTGTCACGATTTTAGCCCTAGTTGGTTTGTTGGGACCCACGCTGAAGAATGTCGATGAAGTGGAGGCAACTGATGAGGTTTCATCAGTTGTGAATACCCTAAACGCGTTCCTGCATAGTTCGCCGGATATCGCGAAAGATGCCTCGAAATTCGACGCGATCTACAACTTGGTAAAAAATAACGATTACGCGGAGATATATGTGTTCCGTGCCTACAATACAAACAATACGGCAGTGGATCTGCAAATCGGCTTCAGTGAGGCGGCGAATGGAACGGTCGGTACCAACTCTCTGTTGCAGACCTCTAGCTTTGCCGATGCGGCCGGACCGATTTATCGTATTATTTTAACCGCGTCACCGGTTACTCCAGATCAGCATCTTACAGATCCCACGTCGAGGAACAGCGATGGGGTTTATCTGCTTGAGCATGACCTTGCTGATTACGACGAAGGCTTCTTTGCCATGGAGGTGCGTATCTTTGCGCGCGAAAAGGATATGGCTGCGGTAGGTGGCAATCTGCCGGTTATGAACAGCTTGTCTGCTTGGGCATCCGAAGAGCCGATATTTACCTATAATGCTGCAATTGTGCGCTAA